The proteins below are encoded in one region of Kogia breviceps isolate mKogBre1 chromosome 8, mKogBre1 haplotype 1, whole genome shotgun sequence:
- the HAUS6 gene encoding HAUS augmin-like complex subunit 6 isoform X5, protein MARCHVARNRFLQILQREDCVTRKYQENAQLSVKQIENLRSECIGQQNQIKKMEPYDDQSNIQEKIQKVRSLWASVNETLMVLEKEREVVSSVLNVVNQYTLDGTNVAINIPRLLLDKIEKQMCQLHIGNVYEAGKLNLLTVIQLLNEVLKVMKYEHCQGNQARLTVDLHFLEKETKVQRERLSDLKHMRYKIKADLTTIRHSIVEKQEEWHKNWKEFLGLSPFSLIKGWTPAVDLLPPMSPLSFDPASEEAYAKSILLQYPASLPDKRKQHIQENDCRRASDILETKCDLANSPASFLLQPVSPSDRNSVTLLEKDTKLTTPREKNETVSKKTPEFDAEDSSSSNIAKSSALGGSLPAKNSDPFQKEQDHLVEEVARAVLSDSPQPSKGKEVILEELIDSLVSNPFLTRDQIPRTPENLISEIRSSWRKAVKIEDNRSTEPIRMDTEHREVLPESLPVVHNQKELNMDSFFSATTVSDSSHSHLPEEKVVSDCLKCVLQKPVVTSCIGEPTTQNLSDLLNKDIICKQDLECTALQNKFLETSQIETFSPAVGNRRDVIGSSEEEYIKISDHSKDLSMHKCMLWNSFQISSGISSNFKDSDFGILHETLPEEVGHLSLNSSSSTEANFKLEPNSPMHSSIFPEGAVGGRQNTPESDFNLQATCSGYEALKKSLPKQREEICLSNPGTLERHKPELSLTSQYMQTDDMLNFSGTQDSHIHYTKPSSRMSLGEGKRSLSPLIKFSPVEQRLRTTIPCSLGELLPNLTVNFAEEILNKSLDAKESPSDLKDEAVAQST, encoded by the exons ATGGCCAGATGCCATGTAGCACGTAACAGATTTTTACAAATTTTGCAAAGAGAAGATTGTGTTACTCGAAAATACCAGGAAAATGCACA ATTATCagttaaacaaatagaaaatttgagATCAGAATGTATAGGACAGCAAAACCAGATAAAAAA AATGGAACCTTATGATGACCAAAGTAATATACAAGAGAAAATTCAAAAG GTTCGGTCTTTGTGGGCTTCAGTGAATGAAACACTCATGGttttggaaaaagagagagaagttgtTAGTTCAGTCCTTAATGTTGTTAACCAATATACTTTAGATGGAACTAATGTTGCTATCAATATTCCAAGGCTCTTACTTGACAAAATTGAGAAACAAATGTGTCAG ttgcacATAGGAAATGTTTATGAGGCTGGAAAATTGAATCTCTTAACAGTTATTCAGTTATTAAATGAAGTCTTGAAAGTAATGAAATATGAACATTGTCAGGGTAACCAAGCACGACTGACGGTAGACCTTCACTTCCTTGAAAAAGAGACCAAAGTTCAGAGAGAAAGATTGTCAGATCTGAAGCATATGAG gtataaaataaaagcagatctCACAACTATAAGACATTCTATTGTTGAAAAACAAGAAGAATGGCATAAAAATTGGAAAGAATTTCTCGGCCTGTCTCCTTTCAGTCTAATTAAAGGTTGGACTCCA GCTGTGGATCTTTTACCACCTATGTCTCCCCTTTCGTTTGATCCTGCCTCAGAAGAAGCATATGCGAAGAGTATTCTTTTGCAGTACCCTGCTTCACTTCCag ATAAACGTAAGCAACATATCCAGGAAAATGATTGCAGAAGGGCAAGTGATATACTGGAAACTAAATGTGATCTAGCCAACAG ccctGCTTCTTTCCTGTTGCAGCCTGTTTCACCATCAGATAGAAACAGTGTTACACTACTTGaaaag GACACGAAGTTGACGACTcctagagagaaaaatgaaacagtttCTAAGAAAACACCAGAATTTGATGCGGAGGACTCTTCATCATCAAATATTGCAAAGAGTAGTGCACTTGGAGGGTCTCTGCCAGCCAAAAACAGTGATCCATTCCAAAAAGAGCAAGATCATCTGGTAGAAGAG gtTGCAAGGGCAGTTTTATCTGATTCACCACAGCCTtctaaaggaaaagaagtaaTATTAGAGGAACTAATTGACTCTCTAGTTTCCAACCCGTTCTTAACAAGGGATCAAATTCCCCGAACTCCAGAAAACTTGA TAAGTGAAATTAGGAGCTCATGGAGAAAAGCTGTTAAAATAGAAGATAACAGAAGTACAGAACCAATTCGAATGGATACTGAACATAGAGAAGTATTACCAGAATCCTTACCTGTGGTGCATAATCAAAAAGAGCTTAACATGGACAGTTTTTTCTCAGCAACTACTGTGTCTGATTCTAGCCATTCTCATTTGCCTGAAGAGAAAGTTGTTTCAGATTGCCTCAAGTGTGTGCTTCAGAAACCTGTGGTAACCAGTTGCATAGGTGAACCAACAACACAAAATCTGTCAGATTTGTTAAATAAGGACATAATTTGTAAGCAAGATTTGGAATGTACAGCTTTACAGAACAAGTTTTTAGAAACTAGCCAAATAGAGACATTCTCCCCTGCTGTAGGCAATAGGAGAGATGTGATAGGTAGCAGTGAAGAAGAGTATATTAAAATATCAGACCACTCGAAAGATCTTTCCATGCATAAATGTATGTTATGGAACTCTTTTCAGATATCAAGTGGAATTAGTTCCAATTTTAAAGATAGTGATTTTGGCATATTACATGAAACTCTTCCAGAAGAAGTTGGTCACTTAAGTCTTAATAGCTCCAGTAGTACGGAGGCCAATTTTAAACTCGAACCAAATAGTCCTATGCACAGCAGCATTTTCCCAGAAGGTGCTGTGGGAGGAAGACAGAATACTCCAGAATCTGACTTTAATTTACAGGCTACTTGCAGTGGATATGAGGCTCTGAAGAAATCTCTGCCCAAGCAAAGGGAAGAAATTTGCCTCTCTAATCCTGGAACacttgaaagacacaaaccagAATTGAGCCTTACTTCCCAATACATGCAAACTGATGATATGCTTAACTTTTCGGGCACTCAAGATTCGCACATTCACTATACAAAACCATCTTCACGCATGTCCCTTGGTGAAGGAAAACGGTCTCTTTCACCACTAATTAAGTTTTCTCCAGTGGAACAAAGATTGAGGACCACAATACCATGTAGTCTTGGAGAACTTCTACCTAATTTAACAG tcAATTTTGCAGAAGAAATCTTGAATAAGAGCCTTGATGCAAAAGAATCTCCATCCGACTTGAAAGATGAAGCAGTAGCCCAGTCAACTTAA